In Thermococcus camini, a genomic segment contains:
- a CDS encoding MFS transporter yields MFQGYGRDAKILIAANAAGQLFLQFSIFIMPFYLTVLGYNMAAMGTFFSIQTFTGGLFFLIAGQVSLRLGYRRTLLISALLGLAGRLLQVMAINDCVLALGFFLVGANMGLRQPNFTALLSEEVGEERRHHAFSISFGLGTIFNALGVLIAGFAPGLFVGLGLTEGIAYRLVISLALLQFVLVIPALLIIRDVPVKNPRINWNRELVVKILKFSLPSALIGFGAGITIPYMSLYFKLQFGQTLAAISGIFFFQQLAMGLGSFGLPRLVHRIGPVKVITSFQSIAAFLFAVFPSIETFLIASALYVVRSILMNIVWPINDSFMMGFFSTEEKATAAGIRRAFSTFMRGGGNYVGGLLFGMSLSYPFYATAALYVIATAIFYAFFIKHNE; encoded by the coding sequence ATGTTCCAGGGCTACGGCAGAGACGCAAAGATACTCATAGCGGCAAACGCAGCGGGCCAGCTGTTCCTCCAGTTCTCGATATTCATCATGCCCTTCTATCTGACCGTCCTGGGATACAATATGGCCGCCATGGGGACATTCTTTTCAATACAGACGTTCACCGGGGGACTGTTCTTCCTGATAGCCGGTCAGGTCTCACTGAGGCTCGGGTACCGGAGAACCCTCCTCATCTCCGCTCTCCTCGGACTGGCCGGGAGGCTCCTCCAAGTGATGGCCATAAACGACTGCGTACTGGCACTCGGCTTTTTCCTGGTCGGAGCAAATATGGGCCTGAGACAGCCGAACTTTACCGCCCTGCTCAGCGAGGAGGTCGGCGAGGAGAGGCGCCATCATGCGTTCTCGATAAGCTTCGGCCTGGGAACTATATTTAACGCCCTGGGAGTCCTCATAGCGGGTTTCGCCCCGGGCCTTTTCGTGGGGCTCGGGCTGACCGAGGGTATAGCCTACAGACTGGTCATCTCACTGGCGCTCCTCCAGTTCGTTCTCGTGATTCCTGCCTTACTCATAATCCGCGACGTTCCCGTAAAGAATCCAAGGATAAACTGGAACCGTGAGCTGGTCGTCAAGATACTCAAGTTCTCCCTTCCGAGCGCGCTGATAGGCTTTGGCGCAGGAATAACCATACCCTACATGAGCCTTTACTTCAAGCTCCAGTTCGGGCAGACGCTCGCGGCCATAAGCGGGATATTCTTCTTCCAGCAGCTGGCCATGGGGCTCGGCTCCTTCGGCCTTCCAAGGCTGGTTCACAGGATAGGGCCGGTCAAGGTGATAACGTCCTTCCAGAGCATAGCGGCCTTTCTCTTCGCGGTGTTCCCCTCCATAGAGACCTTCCTGATAGCATCGGCCCTCTACGTCGTCCGCTCCATCCTCATGAACATAGTGTGGCCCATAAACGACTCCTTCATGATGGGCTTCTTCTCGACAGAGGAGAAGGCCACCGCGGCAGGAATAAGGAGGGCCTTCTCGACCTTTATGAGGGGAGGAGGGAACTACGTCGGTGGCCTGCTCTTCGGCATGTCCCTGAGCTACCCGTTCTACGCGACGGCGGCGCTCTATGTAATAGCGACGGCGATATTCTACGCCTTCTTCATAAAGCACAACGAGTGA
- a CDS encoding indolepyruvate oxidoreductase subunit beta, which translates to MEFNLIITGVGGQGGLTLSRIVGNAAMHEGYNVRIGETLGMSQRYGSVLSYLRFGEEVYSPLIEEGKANLMLALEPAEALRNARFLGKGSTAVINAYPIHTATTLVGKEKYPELGEIREAIGGICPVHMLNFQREADRINPRTLGVLMLGYAYWKGLVPLNKDSLLEGIRLTLREKLWEVNFRALERGIELAKA; encoded by the coding sequence ATGGAGTTCAACCTCATAATCACCGGAGTCGGCGGCCAGGGTGGTTTGACGCTTTCGAGAATAGTTGGAAACGCCGCCATGCACGAGGGCTACAACGTCAGAATAGGTGAAACCCTTGGAATGAGCCAGCGTTATGGAAGCGTTCTCAGCTACCTCCGCTTTGGTGAAGAGGTCTACTCACCCCTCATCGAAGAGGGTAAAGCAAACCTCATGCTCGCCCTTGAACCTGCTGAGGCGCTGAGGAACGCCCGCTTCCTTGGTAAGGGCAGCACGGCCGTGATAAACGCCTATCCGATACACACCGCGACGACCCTCGTCGGGAAGGAGAAGTATCCAGAGCTGGGAGAGATAAGGGAAGCCATCGGGGGAATCTGCCCGGTTCACATGCTGAACTTCCAGCGCGAGGCAGATAGGATAAACCCCAGAACCCTCGGTGTCCTCATGCTCGGCTACGCCTATTGGAAAGGCCTTGTGCCACTCAATAAGGATTCCCTGCTGGAGGGAATAAGGCTCACCCTCAGGGAGAAGCTCTGGGAGGTCAACTTCAGGGCCCTTGAGCGTGGAATCGAACTCGCGAAGGCCTGA
- the lysS gene encoding lysine--tRNA ligase: MVHWADYMAEKIIRERGDRDEYVVESGITPSGYVHIGNFREFFTAYIVGHALRDRGKKVRHIHMWDDYDRFRKVPKNVPAEWKEHLTRPVREVPDPWGCHNSYAEHFMELFESEVEKLGIEVDFLHAYELYKSGEYAEEIKLALAKREEIKAILDKYRERAKQPPLEEDWQPVMVYCPKCRKEAEFVSWDGEWKVSYKCPHCGNEGETDIRDGNVKLRWRVDWPMRWAHFKVDFEPAGKDHLAAGGSYDTGREIVEKIFGWPSPIDLMYEFVGIKGQKGKMSGSKGNVILLSDLYEVLEPGIIRFIYAKARPNKEIKIDLGLGLLNLYDEFDKVERIYFGIERAKNPEEEEELKRTYELSMPKVPERLTAQAPFRFLVTLVQMPHLDESGIIRVLQEQGHLPEKLGEDDVERIRLRIRLAKNWVEKYAPENVKFSILEKPPEIELRPEIREAMVEVAGWLEAHEGFTVEELNNALFDIAKKHEIPSKEWFKALYNVFIGKDRGPRLASFLASLDRDFVVRRLRLEG, from the coding sequence ATGGTTCATTGGGCGGATTACATGGCTGAAAAGATTATCCGGGAACGCGGCGACAGGGATGAATACGTTGTGGAGAGCGGAATAACTCCGAGCGGTTACGTTCACATAGGGAACTTCAGGGAGTTCTTCACAGCGTACATAGTCGGCCACGCCCTCAGGGACAGGGGGAAGAAAGTCCGTCACATCCACATGTGGGACGACTACGACCGCTTCAGGAAGGTTCCCAAGAACGTCCCGGCCGAGTGGAAGGAGCACCTCACGAGGCCGGTTCGCGAGGTTCCGGATCCGTGGGGCTGCCACAACAGCTACGCGGAGCACTTCATGGAGCTCTTTGAGAGCGAGGTTGAGAAACTTGGCATTGAGGTGGACTTCCTACACGCCTACGAGCTGTACAAGTCCGGCGAGTACGCCGAGGAGATAAAGCTGGCCCTGGCCAAGCGTGAAGAGATAAAGGCCATACTCGACAAATACCGTGAGAGGGCCAAGCAGCCGCCCCTTGAGGAGGACTGGCAGCCGGTTATGGTTTACTGTCCCAAGTGCAGGAAGGAGGCGGAGTTCGTTTCGTGGGACGGCGAGTGGAAGGTCTCTTACAAGTGCCCCCACTGCGGTAACGAGGGTGAGACCGACATAAGGGACGGCAACGTTAAGCTCAGGTGGAGAGTTGACTGGCCGATGCGCTGGGCGCACTTTAAGGTGGACTTCGAGCCGGCCGGAAAGGACCACCTGGCCGCTGGCGGCTCGTACGACACCGGCAGGGAGATAGTCGAGAAGATATTCGGCTGGCCGTCACCTATAGACCTGATGTACGAGTTCGTCGGAATCAAGGGGCAGAAAGGCAAGATGTCCGGCAGCAAGGGCAACGTTATACTCCTCAGCGACCTTTACGAGGTGCTCGAGCCAGGAATAATCCGCTTCATCTACGCCAAGGCGAGACCGAACAAGGAGATCAAGATAGACCTCGGCCTGGGCCTGCTCAACCTCTACGACGAGTTCGACAAGGTGGAGAGGATTTACTTCGGCATTGAACGGGCCAAGAACCCGGAGGAGGAAGAGGAACTTAAGAGGACATACGAGCTCTCGATGCCGAAGGTTCCCGAGAGGCTGACCGCGCAGGCGCCCTTCAGGTTCCTGGTTACGCTCGTTCAGATGCCGCACCTCGACGAAAGCGGTATAATCCGCGTTCTCCAGGAGCAGGGTCATCTCCCTGAGAAGCTCGGCGAAGATGACGTCGAGCGCATAAGGCTCCGCATACGCTTGGCTAAAAACTGGGTTGAGAAGTATGCACCGGAAAATGTGAAGTTCAGCATCTTGGAAAAGCCTCCAGAGATCGAACTTAGGCCTGAAATCCGGGAGGCCATGGTCGAGGTCGCAGGATGGCTTGAGGCCCACGAGGGCTTCACCGTTGAGGAACTCAACAACGCGCTCTTCGATATCGCTAAGAAGCATGAGATTCCGAGCAAGGAGTGGTTCAAAGCTTTGTACAACGTCTTCATCGGCAAGGATCGTGGTCCAAGGCTCGCGAGCTTCCTGGCTTCCCTCGACAGGGACTTCGTCGTCAGGCGCCTCCGTCTGGAGGGCTGA
- a CDS encoding PhoI, with product MELEMRRMQVFFPASLEIQEELLKAGFKVPYDKESGRKTPIPVVVSSREGRRIRRSRLLKAKDFESDGKFAVVPDERALLELEPTDNGFLILRPKPVEYHLEEMGFVSVPPRVWGTWASFSIPFSAYDELVDFLGDFGNDNRNGFYTASRGSGGRIEVYAYKGRSRKDLGIPVFGYSLGLHGLTLADEYLREKAKENEVPEERLRYLKLGLKKRKETKAGLKVGIVWENGKPVEITLKLSTTEPRVKIQGLYGELAGKSRGELTRTDGWYIVVHASDFIAALETVGRAFGGNSY from the coding sequence ATGGAGTTAGAAATGAGGAGGATGCAGGTATTTTTCCCGGCATCGCTGGAGATTCAGGAGGAACTCCTCAAGGCTGGCTTCAAGGTGCCTTACGACAAGGAGAGCGGAAGGAAGACACCGATTCCGGTAGTGGTGAGTTCGCGGGAGGGAAGAAGAATACGGAGGAGCCGGCTCCTGAAGGCCAAAGACTTTGAAAGCGATGGAAAGTTTGCAGTGGTGCCGGATGAAAGGGCACTGCTGGAGCTGGAGCCCACGGATAATGGATTCCTGATACTGAGACCAAAGCCGGTCGAGTACCACCTCGAGGAGATGGGCTTCGTCTCTGTCCCACCAAGGGTCTGGGGAACGTGGGCGAGCTTTTCGATCCCGTTTTCGGCATACGATGAACTGGTGGATTTTCTGGGAGATTTCGGGAACGATAACAGAAACGGATTTTACACGGCCTCTCGGGGCTCCGGCGGAAGGATAGAGGTCTACGCTTACAAGGGGAGGAGCAGAAAAGACCTGGGAATTCCGGTTTTTGGCTACTCTTTAGGCCTGCACGGACTGACCTTGGCCGACGAGTACCTCAGGGAGAAGGCCAAAGAGAACGAGGTTCCAGAGGAGAGGCTCCGCTACCTCAAACTCGGCTTGAAGAAGAGGAAGGAAACGAAGGCAGGACTTAAGGTCGGTATCGTCTGGGAGAACGGGAAGCCCGTCGAGATAACGCTCAAGCTCTCGACGACTGAACCGAGGGTTAAAATCCAGGGGCTCTACGGCGAACTGGCCGGAAAATCCCGGGGAGAACTCACTAGAACGGACGGGTGGTATATCGTCGTCCACGCGAGCGATTTCATAGCGGCTCTGGAGACCGTAGGAAGGGCCTTCGGGGGCAACTCATATTAA